Proteins encoded by one window of Dryocola sp. LX212:
- a CDS encoding YbdD/YjiX family protein: MFDNLAKAGKYLGQAAKMMVGVPDYDNYVQHMRLTHPEQTPMTYEEFFRERQDARYGGKGGARCC, translated from the coding sequence ATGTTCGATAACCTGGCAAAAGCAGGAAAATACCTCGGGCAGGCCGCCAAAATGATGGTCGGCGTGCCGGACTACGACAACTACGTCCAGCATATGCGCCTGACCCACCCGGAGCAGACGCCGATGACCTACGAAGAGTTTTTCCGCGAGCGTCAGGACGCGCGCTACGGCGGCAAAGGCGGCGCTCGCTGCTGCTGA
- the ivbL gene encoding ilvB operon leader peptide IvbL, which yields MTPFTRNSGLLLTALPAAVVVVRVVVVVVGNAP from the coding sequence ATGACTCCATTCACCCGTAACTCAGGCCTACTACTAACCGCGCTACCAGCCGCGGTGGTCGTCGTGCGTGTGGTGGTGGTCGTCGTCGGCAATGCGCCGTAG
- the ilvB gene encoding acetolactate synthase large subunit, translated as MAISENPPQGRITGAQLIVQMLEHHGITTVSGIPGGTVLPLYHALSQSTKIRHILARHEQGAGFMAQGMARTQGKAAVCIACSGPGATNLVTAIADARLDSIPLVCITGQVPKSMIGTDAFQEVDTYGISIPITKHNYLVRDINELPQVICDAFRIAESGRPGPVWIDIPKDVQTAEIDISALPVVSEPTPSPSFDIQQIMDAAAMINQAQRPVLYLGGGIINSHAQARALAEKASLPTTMTLMALGTIPAKHPLSLGMLGMHGARSTNYLLQEADLLIVMGARFDDRAIGKTEQFCPNAKIIHVDIDRAELGKIKQAHIAIRADVGDVLEQLLPKIDAQPRKQWLQQVAGLQQEFPFSQPGANNPLMPYGLINAAAACVDDEAIITTDVGQHQMWVAQAYPLNRPRQWLTSGGLGTMGFGLPAAVGAALAEPNRKVLCFTGDGSIMMNIQEMATAAEHNLDVKIILMNNQALGLVHQQQTLFYQQNVYASTYPGQTNFLKIAEGFGLATCDLNAAADPRAALQEAISRPGPCLIHVRTDADEKVFPMVPPGAANIEMIGE; from the coding sequence ATGGCAATTTCGGAAAACCCACCGCAAGGTCGTATCACTGGCGCACAGCTGATTGTGCAAATGCTGGAGCACCACGGTATCACTACCGTAAGCGGCATTCCCGGCGGCACCGTCCTGCCGCTCTACCACGCCTTAAGCCAGAGCACGAAAATCCGCCATATTCTTGCTCGTCACGAGCAGGGCGCGGGTTTCATGGCACAGGGCATGGCGCGAACGCAGGGCAAAGCGGCGGTATGCATCGCCTGTAGCGGCCCCGGCGCAACCAACCTGGTCACCGCGATTGCCGATGCGCGACTTGACTCCATCCCACTGGTTTGTATCACCGGCCAGGTGCCGAAATCCATGATTGGCACCGACGCCTTCCAGGAAGTCGACACCTACGGCATCTCCATCCCGATTACCAAACATAACTATCTGGTTCGCGATATCAACGAGCTGCCGCAGGTCATCTGCGACGCGTTTCGCATTGCCGAGTCAGGCCGTCCTGGCCCGGTGTGGATCGACATTCCGAAAGACGTTCAAACCGCGGAAATTGATATCAGCGCCTTGCCTGTGGTTTCCGAACCGACTCCGTCTCCGAGCTTTGATATTCAGCAAATCATGGATGCCGCGGCGATGATCAACCAGGCGCAGCGCCCGGTGCTGTATCTCGGCGGCGGTATCATCAATTCTCATGCGCAGGCTCGCGCGCTGGCTGAAAAAGCCAGTCTGCCAACGACAATGACGCTGATGGCGCTGGGGACGATCCCGGCAAAACATCCGTTATCGCTGGGGATGCTGGGCATGCACGGTGCGCGCAGCACCAACTACCTCCTGCAGGAAGCTGATTTACTGATTGTTATGGGCGCTCGCTTCGATGACCGCGCCATCGGTAAAACAGAGCAGTTCTGCCCGAATGCAAAAATCATCCATGTGGATATCGACCGCGCCGAGCTTGGCAAAATCAAACAGGCCCATATTGCTATTCGTGCCGACGTGGGCGACGTGCTGGAGCAACTGCTGCCAAAAATCGATGCGCAGCCCCGTAAACAATGGCTGCAGCAGGTTGCTGGCCTGCAGCAGGAGTTCCCGTTCAGCCAGCCGGGCGCCAATAATCCGTTAATGCCGTACGGCCTGATTAACGCGGCCGCCGCCTGCGTTGACGACGAAGCGATTATCACCACCGACGTTGGTCAGCATCAGATGTGGGTGGCCCAGGCTTATCCGTTGAACCGGCCGCGCCAGTGGCTGACTTCCGGCGGGCTGGGCACGATGGGCTTTGGCCTGCCTGCTGCCGTAGGGGCTGCGCTAGCCGAACCCAACCGCAAAGTGCTGTGCTTTACCGGCGACGGCAGCATCATGATGAATATTCAGGAAATGGCTACCGCGGCCGAACATAATCTGGATGTGAAGATCATCCTCATGAACAACCAGGCGCTGGGGCTGGTGCACCAGCAGCAAACGCTGTTCTATCAGCAGAATGTCTATGCCTCCACCTATCCGGGTCAGACGAACTTCCTGAAAATTGCCGAGGGCTTTGGCCTGGCGACCTGCGATTTAAACGCGGCAGCCGATCCCCGGGCAGCCTTACAGGAAGCGATCTCTCGCCCTGGGCCGTGCCTGATCCACGTGCGCACCGACGCCGATGAAAAAGTATTCCCGATGGTGCCGCCAGGCGCCGCCAACATTGAGATGATTGGAGAGTAA
- the ilvN gene encoding acetolactate synthase small subunit, whose protein sequence is MQQQTVILELTVRNHPGVMSHICGLFARRAFNVEGILCLPLPDGDQSRIWLEVADDERLEQMISQVDKLEDVVQIRRDADGQQVFNKLTALVQ, encoded by the coding sequence ATGCAGCAACAAACCGTTATTCTGGAACTTACGGTGCGCAACCATCCGGGCGTGATGTCTCACATTTGCGGCCTGTTTGCCCGCCGCGCCTTCAACGTAGAAGGCATTCTCTGTCTGCCGCTACCCGACGGCGACCAGAGCCGCATCTGGCTTGAGGTGGCCGACGACGAGCGCCTTGAGCAGATGATAAGCCAGGTGGATAAGCTGGAGGACGTGGTGCAGATTAGGCGTGATGCTGACGGCCAGCAGGTGTTCAACAAGCTGACGGCGTTGGTGCAGTAG
- a CDS encoding OsmC family protein, translating to MTIHKKGQAHWEGDIKRGKGTVSTESGALKQQPYGFNTRFEGAAGTNPEELIGAAHAACFSMALSLMLGEEGHTAESIDTTADVSLDKTDGGFAITKIALTSNVKVPGVDSAAFDKIIQKAKAGCPVSQLIKAEITLDYKLN from the coding sequence ATGACCATTCATAAGAAAGGGCAGGCCCACTGGGAAGGTGATATTAAGCGCGGCAAAGGTACGGTTTCTACCGAGAGCGGTGCGCTAAAACAGCAACCTTATGGTTTCAACACTCGCTTTGAAGGTGCCGCGGGCACCAATCCGGAAGAGCTGATCGGTGCTGCTCACGCGGCCTGTTTCTCAATGGCTCTGTCGTTGATGCTGGGTGAGGAAGGTCATACGGCAGAAAGTATTGATACGACTGCCGACGTCTCGCTGGATAAAACGGACGGCGGATTTGCCATCACTAAAATCGCCCTGACCAGCAACGTCAAAGTGCCCGGCGTGGACAGCGCGGCATTCGATAAAATCATCCAGAAAGCGAAAGCTGGCTGCCCGGTATCCCAGCTGATCAAAGCTGAAATTACGCTGGATTATAAGCTTAACTAA
- the lldD gene encoding FMN-dependent L-lactate dehydrogenase LldD: protein MIISASSDYRAAAQRILPPFLFHYIDGGAYAEHTLRRNVEDLAEVALKQRVLKNMSALSLETKLFNETLSMPVALAPVGLCGMYARRGEVQAAKAAAAKGIPFTLSTVSVCPIEEVAPAIDRPMWFQLYVLKDRGFMRNALERAKAAGCSTLVFTVDMPTPGARYRDAHSGMSGQHAALRRYWQAVTHPQWAWDVGVNGRPHDLGNISTYLGKPTGLEDYIGWLANNFDPSISWSDLEWIREFWDGPMIIKGILDPEDAKDAVRFGADGIVVSNHGGRQLDGVLSSCRALPAIADAVKGDIAILADSGIRNGLDVVRMIALGADTVLLGRAYLYALATHGQAGVANLLNLIEKEMKVAMTLTGAKTIADISPDLLVRGGLKEILSPESSMAVGF from the coding sequence ATGATTATTTCAGCCTCATCCGACTACCGCGCCGCAGCGCAGCGCATCCTGCCGCCGTTCCTGTTCCACTACATCGACGGGGGCGCCTATGCCGAACATACCCTTCGTCGCAACGTGGAAGATCTTGCAGAAGTGGCGCTAAAGCAGCGGGTGCTCAAGAACATGTCCGCGCTGAGTCTGGAAACAAAGCTGTTTAACGAAACGCTTTCCATGCCCGTTGCACTCGCCCCGGTTGGGCTGTGCGGCATGTACGCCCGGCGCGGTGAGGTTCAGGCCGCAAAGGCTGCTGCGGCGAAAGGTATTCCCTTTACGCTTTCCACCGTTTCGGTCTGCCCAATAGAAGAAGTGGCCCCCGCAATTGACCGCCCAATGTGGTTCCAGCTTTACGTTCTGAAAGACCGTGGCTTTATGCGCAACGCGCTGGAGCGGGCCAAAGCGGCCGGTTGCTCAACGCTGGTCTTTACCGTCGATATGCCAACGCCCGGCGCGCGTTACCGGGATGCGCACTCGGGCATGAGCGGACAGCATGCGGCGCTGCGCCGCTACTGGCAGGCCGTGACGCATCCGCAGTGGGCGTGGGACGTAGGGGTGAACGGCCGTCCGCACGATCTTGGCAATATCTCCACCTATCTGGGCAAACCCACCGGGCTGGAAGATTATATCGGCTGGCTGGCCAACAACTTTGACCCGTCTATTTCATGGAGCGACCTGGAGTGGATCCGCGAGTTCTGGGACGGCCCGATGATCATCAAGGGCATTCTCGACCCGGAAGACGCTAAAGACGCGGTGCGTTTCGGCGCTGATGGCATCGTGGTATCGAATCACGGTGGCCGCCAGCTGGACGGCGTGCTTTCATCCTGCCGCGCCCTGCCTGCTATTGCCGACGCGGTGAAAGGTGACATTGCTATTCTGGCCGACAGCGGCATCCGCAACGGGCTGGACGTGGTGCGTATGATCGCGCTGGGCGCGGATACGGTGCTGTTGGGCCGCGCTTATCTGTACGCGCTGGCAACCCACGGCCAGGCGGGCGTCGCCAATCTGCTTAACCTGATAGAGAAAGAGATGAAGGTGGCGATGACGTTGACGGGGGCAAAAACCATCGCGGATATTAGCCCCGACCTGCTGGTGCGCGGAGGCCTGAAGGAGATTCTATCCCCGGAGTCATCTATGGCGGTTGGGTTTTAG
- the lldR gene encoding transcriptional regulator LldR: MTAQPRLADRLAERLKSLISERNLESGMRLPAERQLAAEMGVSRSSVREAIQKLISEGVLISRRGGGTFVRYEVQAWSEQRIVQPLKTLVEDDPNYRYDILEARHSIEASTAWYAAIRATPADKEKLIACFDATVAFKESDDPDLAAQADVRFHLAIAEASHNIVLLQTMRGFFDLLQSSVMHSRQRMYTVPAIFTGLTEQHNELLQAILAGDPERARLAARTHLGFVHRTIKTLHEDEARQARITRLPDEDTDATREKNS, from the coding sequence ATGACGGCGCAGCCTCGCCTGGCGGATCGGCTTGCAGAACGCCTTAAGTCACTGATTAGCGAGCGTAATCTCGAATCGGGCATGAGGTTGCCCGCCGAGCGGCAGCTAGCCGCAGAAATGGGGGTTTCCCGTTCATCCGTGCGGGAGGCCATCCAAAAGCTCATCAGCGAAGGTGTGTTGATCAGCCGAAGGGGCGGCGGCACCTTTGTACGATATGAAGTTCAGGCGTGGTCCGAACAGCGGATCGTACAGCCGCTGAAAACGCTGGTGGAAGACGACCCCAATTACCGCTACGACATTTTAGAAGCGCGCCACTCGATAGAGGCCAGTACCGCGTGGTATGCCGCCATTCGCGCCACGCCAGCCGACAAAGAGAAGCTGATTGCCTGCTTCGACGCGACGGTAGCGTTTAAAGAAAGCGACGATCCGGACCTGGCCGCCCAGGCCGACGTGCGGTTTCATCTCGCCATTGCCGAAGCCTCACACAATATTGTGCTGCTGCAGACCATGCGTGGTTTCTTCGACCTGCTGCAGTCCTCCGTAATGCACAGCCGCCAGCGCATGTATACCGTCCCGGCTATTTTTACCGGGCTGACAGAACAACATAACGAACTGTTACAGGCGATTCTGGCAGGCGATCCCGAGCGCGCACGTCTGGCCGCCAGGACGCACCTGGGTTTCGTGCACCGCACGATTAAAACCCTGCACGAAGACGAAGCCCGGCAGGCTCGCATCACCCGCCTGCCGGATGAAGATACCGACGCTACAAGGGAAAAGAACTCATGA
- the lldP gene encoding L-lactate permease yields the protein MQVWQQVYDPADNIWLSSLVAALPILFFFFALIKLRMKGYLAATFTVGLALLVALFFYRMPADRALASVIYGFFYGLWPIAWIIIAAVFVYKISVKTGQFDIIRSSILSITPDQRLQMLIVGFSFGAFLEGAAGFGAPVAITAALLVGLGFNPLYAAGLCLIVNTAPVAFGAMGIPIIVAGQVTGLDSFQIGQMVGRQLPFLTIIVLFWIMAIMDGWRGIKETWTAVMVAGGSFAVAQYLSSNFLGPELPDIISSLVSLVCLTAFLRVWKPVRIFRFGDVGASVTDQTLARKNYTLGQVVRAWMPFIFLTATVTIWSVPPFKALFAPGGALADWVINVSVPLLDKLVAKMPPVVAESMAYAAVYKFDWFSATGTAILVAALISIAYLRMKPKAAVETFGETLKELALPIYSIGMVLAFAFISNYSGLSATLALALAHTGHAFTFFSPFLGWLGVFLTGSDTSSNALFAALQATTAQQIGVSDLLLVAANTTGGVTGKMISPQSIAIACAAVGLVGKESDLFRFTVKHSLIFTCMVGVITTLQAYVLTWMIPS from the coding sequence ATGCAAGTCTGGCAACAAGTTTACGATCCGGCAGACAATATCTGGCTGTCCAGCCTGGTCGCCGCGCTGCCCATCCTGTTCTTCTTTTTTGCGCTGATTAAACTGCGTATGAAAGGCTACCTGGCGGCAACGTTCACCGTTGGCCTGGCGCTGCTGGTGGCGCTGTTCTTCTACCGGATGCCAGCGGATCGGGCGCTGGCATCGGTGATTTACGGCTTCTTCTACGGCCTGTGGCCGATTGCGTGGATTATTATCGCCGCGGTGTTCGTCTATAAAATCTCGGTGAAAACCGGGCAGTTCGACATCATCCGCTCGTCGATTCTGTCCATAACGCCGGACCAGCGCCTGCAGATGCTGATTGTCGGCTTCTCGTTTGGCGCATTCCTTGAAGGTGCCGCAGGGTTTGGCGCTCCCGTCGCCATCACCGCCGCACTGCTGGTTGGCCTGGGCTTCAACCCTCTCTACGCGGCCGGTTTATGCCTGATTGTGAATACTGCCCCCGTGGCGTTCGGCGCCATGGGCATCCCGATTATCGTCGCGGGTCAGGTCACCGGGCTGGACAGCTTTCAGATCGGCCAGATGGTAGGCCGCCAGCTGCCCTTCCTGACGATTATCGTGCTGTTCTGGATCATGGCGATCATGGACGGCTGGCGCGGAATTAAAGAGACGTGGACTGCGGTGATGGTGGCCGGCGGCTCGTTTGCCGTTGCCCAGTACCTTAGCTCTAACTTCCTCGGCCCCGAGCTTCCGGACATCATTTCCTCGCTGGTGTCGCTGGTGTGCCTGACCGCTTTCCTGCGGGTCTGGAAGCCCGTGCGCATTTTCCGCTTTGGCGACGTCGGCGCGTCGGTGACCGACCAGACGCTGGCCCGCAAAAATTACACTCTGGGCCAGGTGGTACGCGCCTGGATGCCGTTTATCTTCCTGACCGCCACCGTCACTATCTGGAGCGTGCCGCCCTTCAAAGCCCTCTTCGCACCGGGCGGCGCGCTGGCCGACTGGGTGATCAACGTATCGGTTCCGCTGCTTGATAAGCTTGTCGCCAAAATGCCGCCGGTAGTGGCCGAAAGCATGGCCTACGCGGCGGTTTATAAATTTGACTGGTTCTCAGCAACCGGTACGGCGATTCTGGTGGCGGCGCTGATTTCCATTGCCTATCTGCGCATGAAGCCAAAAGCCGCGGTCGAAACCTTTGGCGAGACGCTAAAAGAGCTGGCGCTGCCCATTTACTCGATCGGTATGGTGCTGGCCTTCGCGTTTATCTCCAACTACTCCGGCCTCTCCGCCACGCTTGCTCTGGCGCTGGCCCATACCGGCCATGCCTTTACTTTCTTCTCACCGTTCCTCGGCTGGCTTGGTGTTTTCCTCACCGGCTCGGATACCTCATCAAACGCCCTGTTTGCCGCCCTTCAGGCCACCACAGCCCAGCAAATTGGGGTTTCCGATCTGCTGCTGGTCGCCGCGAACACAACGGGCGGGGTTACCGGCAAGATGATATCTCCGCAGTCCATCGCCATTGCCTGCGCCGCGGTAGGCCTGGTGGGGAAAGAGTCCGACCTGTTCCGCTTTACCGTTAAGCACAGCCTGATATTCACCTGCATGGTTGGGGTAATCACAACGCTGCAGGCCTATGTACTGACCTGGATGATCCCATCATGA
- a CDS encoding DUF2946 domain-containing protein — MLMLFIAPLISKSLEHQPAGTKHQGMEHHMMMMPPMEMPATPPLLPGVGASLMDDIACGYCQLLLHVPVIIWLFIPLLWQASRVTRAPPPPVIAPLLPQHDDAEALSRLPLRAI, encoded by the coding sequence ATGCTGATGCTGTTTATCGCCCCGTTGATTTCAAAATCACTGGAGCATCAGCCTGCGGGAACGAAACATCAGGGCATGGAACATCATATGATGATGATGCCGCCTATGGAGATGCCAGCGACGCCCCCTCTGCTTCCCGGCGTGGGCGCATCGCTAATGGATGATATCGCCTGCGGCTACTGTCAGCTTCTGCTACACGTGCCGGTGATTATCTGGCTGTTTATCCCTCTGCTCTGGCAGGCCTCGCGGGTCACCCGAGCGCCACCTCCTCCCGTTATCGCCCCGCTTCTGCCTCAGCATGATGACGCCGAAGCCCTTTCACGCTTGCCGTTACGGGCGATATGA
- a CDS encoding cupin domain-containing protein, with protein MEEKLKITHAGSQPSQTGPENYFTGKVRIDAPFHTTPPARTGGATVTFEPGARTAWHSHPLGQTLIVTQGRGWLKEWGCPTREINQGDIVWIPEGVKHWHGATPDTAMTHIAIAESLDGSPVEWMEQVTDDHYTK; from the coding sequence ATGGAAGAGAAACTCAAAATTACCCACGCTGGCTCGCAGCCTTCTCAGACCGGCCCGGAAAACTATTTCACAGGTAAAGTTCGCATCGATGCTCCTTTCCACACCACTCCCCCTGCCCGCACCGGTGGGGCTACCGTTACCTTTGAACCCGGCGCACGTACGGCCTGGCACTCTCATCCGCTGGGGCAAACCTTAATTGTGACCCAGGGAAGAGGATGGCTGAAAGAGTGGGGCTGCCCGACCCGCGAAATTAACCAGGGCGACATCGTCTGGATCCCGGAAGGCGTCAAGCACTGGCACGGCGCAACGCCGGACACCGCCATGACCCACATTGCCATCGCCGAATCGCTCGACGGTAGTCCGGTTGAATGGATGGAGCAGGTCACCGACGACCATTACACAAAATAA
- a CDS encoding LysR family transcriptional regulator codes for MLKENFNDLISFLVVARERSFTKAAAKLGVSQSALSHAIRGLEERLELRLLTRTTRSVAPTEAGEKLVESLGPRFAEIESELVALSEMRERPAGNIRITAGEHAVDSVLWPVLKSFLSDYDDIKVEITVDNTLTDIVSERFDAGIRLGEQVAKDMIAVRIGPDFSMAVVGAPAYFEKYGIPQTPQDLQNHKCINMRLPTMGGLYAWEFERDGRELRVRVDGQLTFNSLRQRVDAAVTGYGLAYVPDDSVSEELADGRLIRVLTEWCEPFPGYYLYYPSRKQHTTAFALFVEALRFKR; via the coding sequence ATGTTAAAAGAGAACTTCAACGATCTGATTTCCTTTCTGGTTGTCGCTCGCGAGCGTAGCTTCACCAAGGCGGCCGCTAAGCTTGGCGTCTCGCAGTCGGCGTTAAGCCACGCCATACGTGGGCTTGAGGAGCGTCTTGAACTGCGTCTGTTGACCCGCACAACGCGTAGCGTCGCGCCAACCGAAGCCGGTGAAAAGCTGGTGGAGAGCCTCGGGCCCCGTTTTGCCGAGATTGAAAGTGAGCTGGTCGCCCTGAGCGAAATGCGTGAACGTCCGGCGGGGAATATCCGTATCACGGCGGGTGAGCATGCAGTGGACTCCGTACTCTGGCCGGTCCTCAAGTCTTTTTTAAGCGATTATGACGATATCAAAGTGGAGATCACCGTCGATAACACGCTGACGGATATCGTCAGCGAGCGGTTTGACGCCGGGATCCGCCTTGGTGAGCAGGTGGCGAAAGATATGATAGCGGTGCGTATCGGCCCGGACTTCAGCATGGCCGTCGTCGGCGCGCCGGCCTATTTCGAAAAATATGGCATTCCGCAAACGCCGCAGGATCTGCAAAACCATAAGTGTATCAATATGCGCCTGCCGACCATGGGCGGCCTGTACGCGTGGGAGTTTGAACGCGATGGACGTGAACTGAGAGTTCGGGTTGACGGGCAGCTTACGTTTAACAGCCTGCGCCAGCGCGTGGATGCCGCCGTAACGGGATATGGCCTGGCCTATGTCCCGGATGATTCCGTCAGCGAAGAGCTGGCGGATGGCCGCCTGATCCGGGTCCTCACCGAATGGTGCGAACCGTTCCCGGGCTATTACCTGTATTACCCAAGCCGAAAGCAGCACACCACCGCGTTTGCGCTGTTTGTTGAGGCACTGAGGTTTAAGCGATAG
- a CDS encoding helix-turn-helix domain-containing protein: MRNIQFLTDENGTRQSAVIPIELFNKLVDAAGLDEFYEPVPYAPGANDDETLPHEVVGIQIKKGVTLQAAWRLYRGLSQEAVAEALGITQAGVANMEKRAKPQRATLDKLAKLYDCRATQLIDD; the protein is encoded by the coding sequence ATGAGAAATATACAATTTTTGACCGATGAAAACGGCACGCGACAATCCGCCGTTATCCCTATCGAGCTGTTTAATAAGTTGGTAGACGCCGCAGGCCTGGACGAATTTTACGAGCCTGTTCCATACGCTCCAGGCGCTAATGATGACGAGACGCTCCCGCATGAGGTTGTTGGTATTCAAATTAAAAAGGGCGTGACTTTACAGGCCGCCTGGCGACTGTATCGCGGTCTATCTCAAGAGGCCGTAGCGGAGGCGCTCGGCATAACTCAAGCGGGCGTAGCAAACATGGAGAAGCGTGCGAAGCCACAACGCGCCACTCTGGACAAGCTCGCAAAACTGTATGATTGTCGCGCTACCCAACTTATTGACGACTGA
- a CDS encoding type II toxin-antitoxin system RelE/ParE family toxin, protein MPKVEWSNKARKQLSRIDSRYREVIYDKTSALEDFPDVQLDVKKLQASKGKEYRVRVGVYRVLFTVIDGKQP, encoded by the coding sequence GTGCCGAAAGTTGAATGGAGTAACAAGGCAAGAAAACAGCTCTCCCGCATAGACAGCCGCTACCGTGAAGTGATTTACGACAAGACTAGCGCGTTAGAAGACTTCCCCGATGTGCAGCTTGACGTAAAGAAGCTACAAGCCAGTAAAGGAAAAGAGTATCGGGTGAGGGTGGGAGTTTATCGGGTGCTATTTACGGTGATAGATGGCAAGCAACCATAA
- the cas1f gene encoding type I-F CRISPR-associated endonuclease Cas1f — protein sequence MLAPSDLKTILHSKRANIYYLQYCRVLVNGGRVEYVTDEGKESLYWNIPIANTTVVMLGTGTSVTQAAMREFARAGVMVGFCGGGGTPLYAGNEAEIAVSWLNPQSEYRPTQYLQNWVSFWFDEEKRLAAAKQFQIIRIAQIEGSWLNSRMKREKRFQINTEHLLDTLHRFRSGVSSAASQNELMLQEAHLTKTLYKFASNAVQYGDFTRAKRGGGTDCANRFLDHGNYLAYGLAAVATWVTGIPQGLAVLHGKTRRGGLVFDLADLIKDALVLPQAFIAAMEGEDEQAFRQRCITGFQQSEALDLLITSLQTTAESLGRPGI from the coding sequence ATGCTTGCACCTTCCGATCTCAAAACAATTTTGCACTCAAAAAGAGCAAATATTTACTATTTGCAATATTGTCGGGTGCTGGTTAACGGGGGACGAGTTGAATATGTCACCGACGAAGGGAAAGAATCGCTTTACTGGAATATTCCCATCGCGAATACCACCGTGGTCATGCTCGGCACGGGAACGTCGGTCACCCAGGCCGCAATGCGTGAATTTGCCCGGGCGGGTGTTATGGTCGGCTTTTGTGGTGGTGGCGGGACACCTTTATATGCTGGTAATGAAGCTGAAATTGCCGTTTCCTGGCTAAACCCGCAAAGCGAATATCGCCCAACCCAGTATCTGCAAAATTGGGTTTCCTTTTGGTTTGATGAAGAAAAACGTCTCGCAGCCGCAAAACAATTTCAAATTATTCGTATCGCACAAATTGAAGGAAGCTGGCTTAATAGCCGCATGAAGCGCGAGAAAAGATTTCAAATTAATACAGAGCATCTTCTGGACACTCTTCATCGGTTTCGCTCAGGCGTCTCTTCAGCGGCTTCACAGAATGAACTTATGCTTCAGGAAGCGCACTTAACCAAAACGCTTTATAAATTTGCCAGCAATGCCGTTCAGTATGGCGATTTTACTCGTGCCAAACGAGGTGGCGGAACGGACTGTGCAAATCGTTTTTTAGATCACGGTAATTATCTGGCTTATGGCCTGGCTGCGGTCGCCACATGGGTAACGGGCATCCCGCAGGGACTTGCGGTGCTGCACGGTAAAACGAGGCGGGGCGGCCTGGTCTTTGATCTGGCAGACCTGATAAAGGACGCGCTGGTGCTGCCACAGGCGTTTATTGCCGCCATGGAGGGGGAAGATGAGCAGGCTTTTCGCCAGCGGTGCATTACTGGTTTTCAACAGTCGGAAGCGCTCGATTTATTAATTACTTCCCTCCAGACCACGGCTGAAAGCCTCGGGCGGCCTGGCATATGA